One genomic region from Rosa rugosa chromosome 1, drRosRugo1.1, whole genome shotgun sequence encodes:
- the LOC133732458 gene encoding uncharacterized protein LOC133732458: MYYTGGLSFNLARNPHYRNSYIRASTLPDYIPPGYNALRTTLLAKERKNIEHHLEPIKITWKDKGVSLCSDGWSDAQRRQLINVIATCESGSMMLRAINCEGEFKDHALIADLIIDSIKEEGWENVVQVITDNAPVCSKAGALIASKYPPIFWTPCVVHTLNLAVKNICTPSLVASNADVFDACCWIQPVSEDVMFIKNFIMNHGMRFVMFNDHCNLKLLSVAPTRFASMLIMLKRFRQIKNGLQQMVISPKWDDYKEDDVRKAASMKEKLLDELLWDDIDYIISFTEPIYEMIRKADTDRPSLHLVYE; this comes from the coding sequence ATGTACTACACCGGTGGTTTATCTTTCAACCTAGCTAGAAATCCACACTATCGGAACTCCTACATTCGTGCTTCTACCCTTCCAGACTACATTCCACCAGGCTACAATGCTCTAAGGACCACACTTCTtgcaaaagaaaggaaaaatattGAGCATCATTTAGAGCCAATCAAGATTACATGGAAAGACAAAGGTGTGAGTCTTTGTAGTGATGGTTGGTCTGATGCACAAAGAAGACAATTGATTAATGTGATAGCCACTTGTGAGAGTGGTTCGATGATGTTGAGGGCTATAAACTGTGAGGGGGAATTCAAGGATCATGCATTGATTGCAGACTTGATTATAGATTCCATCAAGGAAGAGGGTTGGGAAAATGTTGTGCAAGTGATTACCGACAATGCTCCTGTTTGCTCCAAGGCCGGTGCCTTGATAGCAAGTAAGTATCCTCCTATTTTTTGGACACCATGTGTAGTGCATACTTTGAATCTTGCTGTCAAGAATATTTGCACACCTTCATTAGTTGCAAGCAATGCGGATGTGTTTGATGCATGTTGTTGGATACAGCCAGTTTCTGAGGATGTTATGTTTATCAAGAACTTCATTATGAATCATGGAATGAGATTCGTGATGTTTAATGACCATTGCAATTTGAAGTTGCTTTCGGTTGCTCCCACAAGGTTTGCATCTATGTTAATCATGCTAAAGAGGTTTAGGCAAATCAAAAATGGTTTGCAACAGATGGTCATCAGTCCAAAGTGGGATGATTACAAAGAAGATGATGTTAGGAAGGCAGCTTctatgaaagaaaaattattagatgagttGTTGTGGGATGACATTGATTACATCATTTCTTTTACTGAGCCTATCTATGAGATGATCAGGAAAGCAGACACTGATAGGCCTTCTCTTCATTTGGTGTATGAATGA
- the LOC133732467 gene encoding disease resistance protein ADR1-like → MWLDRLNQWSKGSSIFDSETDLLFSLQSSLDALDKERAIIRECFLDLGSFPEDKEIPVDALIDIWSELYEIDEDTSCIANLYELNNQSLANLIDNRYLLPEFPEIVVGLEAPLKDLKTKLLGNDGLSMLVLTAPGGCGKTTLAANFCKDKEVKDKFGKNIFFVTVSKKYSLNSIVVQLYRQKGSQVPAFQNEVNEVQWLQTFLKEEGEKPSLLVLDDVCPLYRLNMLDNDDAMKLFSHSASLNDKSSHIPAHLSRKIVERCKGFPLAITVVGRSLCAQPIEMWLDRLNQWSKGSSIFDSETDLLFSLQSSLDALDKERAIIRECFLDLGSFPEDKEIPVDALIDIWSELYEIDEDTSCIANLYELNNRSLANLIDNMYLCMFLLHV, encoded by the exons ATGTGGTTAGACAGACTAAATCAATGGTCTAAAGGTTCATCTATTTTTGATTCTGAGACTGATCTACTTTTTTCCCTCCAAAGCAGCTTAGATGCTTTGGATAAGGAAAGGGCTATCATCAGAGAATGTTTCTTGGACCTTGGTTCATTTCCTGAAGACAAAGAAATCCCCGTTGATGCCCTCATTGATATATGGTCCGAGTTatatgaaattgatgaagacaCTTCATGTATTGCAAACCTCTATGAACTCAACAATCAGAGTCTTGCTAATCTTATAGACAACAGGTATTTAT TACCTGAATTTCCAGAGATTGTAGTTGGATTGGAAGCTCCTTTGAAGGATTTGAAGACAAAGCTCCTTGGGAATGATGGATTATCAATGCTTGTGCTCACTGCTCCCGGTGGATGTGGGAAAACTACCTTGGCAGCAAACTTTTGCAAAGATAAGGAAGTCAAAG ATAAATTCGGCAAAAATATCTTCTTTGTCACTGTTTCGAAGAAGTATAGCTTAAATTCTATTGTAGTACAACTATATCGACAAAAGGGTTCTCAAGTTCCTGCTTTCCAAAATGAAGTGAATGAAGTTCAGTGGCTACAAACATTTTTGAAGGAAGAAGGAGAGAAACCTTCACTGTTGGTCTTGGATGATGTTTG TCCTCTATATCGTTTAAACATGTTGGATAATGACGATGCAATGAAATTGTTTAGTCATTCAGCATCATTGAATGATAAGAGCTCTCATATTCCAGCACATCTTTCAAGAAAG ATAGTAGAGCGTTGTAAGGGATTTCCACTTGCCATTACAGTGGTGGGCAGATCGCTTTGTGCACAACCTATAGAGATGTGGCTAGACAGACTAAATCAATGGTCTAAAGGTTCATCTATTTTTGATTCTGAGACTGATCTACTTTTTTCCCTCCAAAGCAGCTTAGATGCTTTGGATAAGGAAAGGGCTATCATCAGAGAATGTTTCTTGGACCTTGGTTCATTTCCTGAAGACAAAGAAATCCCCGTTGATGCCCTCATTGATATATGGTCCGAGTTatatgaaattgatgaagacaCTTCATGTATTGCAAACCTCTATGAACTCAACAATCGGAGTCTTGCTAATCTTATAGACAACATGTATTTATGTATGTTTCTGTTGCATGTATGA
- the LOC133744096 gene encoding probable disease resistance protein At5g66900 — MKARLLSISTDGESSTSKWPSMHLPETEVLLLNLREREHAIAEFVEKMDKLKVLVITSEDFRYSASLHNFQVLSRVSNLKRIRLERISISSIFKNSIQVKSLRKLSLIKCYYGFSSAKLSHAFPNLEEIYIEYATITLHSSRATEAVLSKTVLCGLCDLISLKKVTLTGVRGLLLSAFLDEIENLVNYCQT, encoded by the exons ATGAAAGCTCGCCTTCTATCTATATCAACAG ATGGAGAGTCTTCAACTTCGAAATGGCCCAGCATGCATCTGCCAGAAACAGAGGTACTGCTCTTGAATCTTCGGGAGAGAGAGCATGCTATAGCCGAATTTGTGGAGAAAATGGACAAATTGAAGGTACTAGTAATCACAAGTGAGGATTTCAGGTATAGTGCTTCCTTGCATAATTTTCAAGTACTAAGTCGGGTATCCAATCTAAAGAGAATCAGATTAGAGCGCATCTCAATTTCATCCATATTCAAGAACTCCATACAAGTGAAGAGTCTACGGAAGCTGTCTTTGATCAAATGTTATTACGGATTCAGTTCAGCCAAACTTTCCCATGCTTTTCCAAATCTAGAAGAGATATACATCGAATACGCTACAATAACACTTCACTCGTCAAGGGCTACTGAGGCAGTACTTAGCAAGACAGTACTTTGCGGGCTATGTGATCTGATTTCCCTAAAGAAGGTCACCCTCACAGGTGTTCGAGGACTTTTATTATCGGCTTTCCTTGACGAGATTGAAAATTTGGTCAATTACTGccaaacataa
- the LOC133744104 gene encoding nucleobase-ascorbate transporter 1 isoform X2: MADITHPPMDQLQDLEYCIDSNPPWAETIVLAFQNYIVMLGKSVMIPSLLVPAMGGSDGDKARVIQTLLFVAGIKTLLQALFGTRLPAVVGGSFAYVVPIAYIINDSKLHRITDDHERFIQTMRAIQGALIVASSIQIILGYSQVWGLFSRFFSPLGMAPVVGLVGLGFFERGFPELGKCVEIGIPMLLLVIGFSQYLKHVRPLRDVPIFERFPVLICVTIIWIYSLILTAGGAYRDKPNKTQISCRTDRTNLISTAPWFKFPYPLQWGPPTFSAGHSFAMMSAVLVSMVESTGAYKAASRLAIATPPPAYVLSRGIGWQGIGVLLDGLYGTGTGSTVSVENVGLLGLTRVGSRRVVQISAGFMIFFSTLGKFGAVFASIPAPIYAALYCILFGLVASVGLSFLQFTNMNSMRNLIITGLSLFLGISVPHFFNEYWNPVHHGLVHTNAGWFNAFLNTIFSSPATVGLIVAVFLDNTIEVEKAKKDRGMPWWVKFRTFRGDSRNEEFYTLPFNLNRFFPPT; the protein is encoded by the exons ATGGCTGACATTACACACCCTCCAATGGACCAGCTCCAGGACCTTGAGTACTGTATAGACTCCAACCCTCCTTGGG CTGAAACCATAGTTCTGGCATTTCAAAACTACATTGTCATGCTTGGCAAAAGTGTAATGATCCCTTCGTTACTTGTCCCTGCAATGGGTGGAAGTGAT GGTGACAAAGCACGAGTAATACAGACTCTCCTCTTTGTTGCTGGAATTAAGACACTTCTCCAAGCACTTTTTGGAACCAGGCTACCCGCTGTAGTTGGAGGCTCCTTCGCTTATGTCGTTCCAATAGCCTACATTATAAACGACTCCAAATTGCATCGAATTACTGATGATCATGAA AGATTTATACAAACAATGCGTGCTATCCAAGGAGCTCTAATTGTAGCTTCAAGCATACAAATCATTCTGGGTTACAGCCAAGTTTGGGGTCTCTTCTCACG GTTTTTCAGTCCACTTGGCATGGCACCTGTAGTTGGATTAGTGGGCTTAGGATTCTTTGAACGAGGATTTCCAGAG TTGGGAAAGTGTGTGGAAATTGGAATTCCAATGCTGTTGTTGGTCATCGGGTTTTCTCAA TATCTGAAGCATGTGAGACCACTTAGAGATGTCCCTATCTTTGAACGGTTTCCAGTATTGATTTGTGTCACAATAATTTGGATCTATTCCCTAATCTTAACTGCCGGTGGGGCTTACCGAGACAAACCCAATAAAACCCAAATCAGCTGTCGTACGGATAGAACAAATCTCATATCGACTGCCCCATG GTTCAAGTTTCCATATCCGCTGCAGTGGGGTCCACCTACATTTTCTGCTGGTCACTCATTTGCAATGATGTCTGCAGTTCTTGTTTCAATGGTTGAG TCAACTGGCGCATACAAGGCTGCATCGAGATTGGCAATTGCCACTCCTCCTCCTGCTTATGTTTTGAGCCGGGGTATTGGCTGGCAG GGAATCGGTGTTCTGCTTGATGGACTATATGGAACAGGCACTGGTTCAACTGTTTCTGT GGAAAATGTCGGACTCCTTGGACTGACACGAGTTGGAAGTCGGAGAGTTGTTCAAATTTCTGCTGGATTTATGATATTCTTCTCAACCTTAG GTAAATTTGGAGCTGTATTTGCATCTATACCTGCCCCTATATATGCTGCACTATACTGCATTCTCTTCGGCCTCGTGG CTTCAGTGGGATTATCATTTCTTCAATTCACAAATATGAATTCCATGAGAAACCTCATAATTACCGGGCTTTCGCTGTTCCTTGGGATATCAGTCCCCCACTTCTTCAATGAATATTGGAATCCTGTTCATCATGGTCTTGTCCATACCAATGCCGGATGG TTCAATGCATTTTTGAATACGATATTCTCATCTCCTGCTACTGTGGGGTTGATAGTGGCAGTGTTTCTTGATAACACAATAGAGGtagaaaaagcaaagaaagacaGAGGGATGCCATGGTGGGTTAAGTTCAGAACATTTCGAGGAGACAGCAGAAACGAAGAGTTCTACACTTTGCCGTTTAATCTCAACAGGTTCTTCCCACCTACGTAG
- the LOC133744104 gene encoding nucleobase-ascorbate transporter 1 isoform X1: MLGKSVMIPSLLVPAMGGSDGDKARVIQTLLFVAGIKTLLQALFGTRLPAVVGGSFAYVVPIAYIINDSKLHRITDDHERFIQTMRAIQGALIVASSIQIILGYSQVWGLFSRFFSPLGMAPVVGLVGLGFFERGFPELGKCVEIGIPMLLLVIGFSQYLKHVRPLRDVPIFERFPVLICVTIIWIYSLILTAGGAYRDKPNKTQISCRTDRTNLISTAPWFKFPYPLQWGPPTFSAGHSFAMMSAVLVSMVESTGAYKAASRLAIATPPPAYVLSRGIGWQGIGVLLDGLYGTGTGSTVSVENVGLLGLTRVGSRRVVQISAGFMIFFSTLGKFGAVFASIPAPIYAALYCILFGLVASVGLSFLQFTNMNSMRNLIITGLSLFLGISVPHFFNEYWNPVHHGLVHTNAGWFNAFLNTIFSSPATVGLIVAVFLDNTIEVEKAKKDRGMPWWVKFRTFRGDSRNEEFYTLPFNLNRFFPPT; the protein is encoded by the exons ATGCTTGGCAAAAGTGTAATGATCCCTTCGTTACTTGTCCCTGCAATGGGTGGAAGTGAT GGTGACAAAGCACGAGTAATACAGACTCTCCTCTTTGTTGCTGGAATTAAGACACTTCTCCAAGCACTTTTTGGAACCAGGCTACCCGCTGTAGTTGGAGGCTCCTTCGCTTATGTCGTTCCAATAGCCTACATTATAAACGACTCCAAATTGCATCGAATTACTGATGATCATGAA AGATTTATACAAACAATGCGTGCTATCCAAGGAGCTCTAATTGTAGCTTCAAGCATACAAATCATTCTGGGTTACAGCCAAGTTTGGGGTCTCTTCTCACG GTTTTTCAGTCCACTTGGCATGGCACCTGTAGTTGGATTAGTGGGCTTAGGATTCTTTGAACGAGGATTTCCAGAG TTGGGAAAGTGTGTGGAAATTGGAATTCCAATGCTGTTGTTGGTCATCGGGTTTTCTCAA TATCTGAAGCATGTGAGACCACTTAGAGATGTCCCTATCTTTGAACGGTTTCCAGTATTGATTTGTGTCACAATAATTTGGATCTATTCCCTAATCTTAACTGCCGGTGGGGCTTACCGAGACAAACCCAATAAAACCCAAATCAGCTGTCGTACGGATAGAACAAATCTCATATCGACTGCCCCATG GTTCAAGTTTCCATATCCGCTGCAGTGGGGTCCACCTACATTTTCTGCTGGTCACTCATTTGCAATGATGTCTGCAGTTCTTGTTTCAATGGTTGAG TCAACTGGCGCATACAAGGCTGCATCGAGATTGGCAATTGCCACTCCTCCTCCTGCTTATGTTTTGAGCCGGGGTATTGGCTGGCAG GGAATCGGTGTTCTGCTTGATGGACTATATGGAACAGGCACTGGTTCAACTGTTTCTGT GGAAAATGTCGGACTCCTTGGACTGACACGAGTTGGAAGTCGGAGAGTTGTTCAAATTTCTGCTGGATTTATGATATTCTTCTCAACCTTAG GTAAATTTGGAGCTGTATTTGCATCTATACCTGCCCCTATATATGCTGCACTATACTGCATTCTCTTCGGCCTCGTGG CTTCAGTGGGATTATCATTTCTTCAATTCACAAATATGAATTCCATGAGAAACCTCATAATTACCGGGCTTTCGCTGTTCCTTGGGATATCAGTCCCCCACTTCTTCAATGAATATTGGAATCCTGTTCATCATGGTCTTGTCCATACCAATGCCGGATGG TTCAATGCATTTTTGAATACGATATTCTCATCTCCTGCTACTGTGGGGTTGATAGTGGCAGTGTTTCTTGATAACACAATAGAGGtagaaaaagcaaagaaagacaGAGGGATGCCATGGTGGGTTAAGTTCAGAACATTTCGAGGAGACAGCAGAAACGAAGAGTTCTACACTTTGCCGTTTAATCTCAACAGGTTCTTCCCACCTACGTAG